Part of the Syntrophales bacterium genome is shown below.
GTCCATCAGGGCTTCCCCGAGCCTCTCAACCTCTTCTTCGGTAAGACTTCCTCCCTCCATTCTTTTCAAAGCCTGAAGTCTGAGGGCCTCCTTGATGATCTCAACCAGAGCGATAACTAATCCCAGGACTCCGTGTTTAAGGTTTTTTTCGTCAATATCTATGGGCATGAGAACCTTTTATTATTGAAGATTTGTGGAATCGCTTCGCTCCTTAAGATTGATGATTGATGATTGTTGATTGATGATTGATGGTATCGCTTCGCTCTGTCTTTTTTAAAAATTGACAGAATTCCTTCAATATTCAATTTTCAATATACAATATTCAATTGCTTTGGTCTTCATTCTTCAATAACTTTCATCGCCCTTGCGCTGATCCATCCGCACCAGGGGCAGCCGGTGGAGATAAGGTCTTCTATTGGAACCCTCTTTTCACATTGAGGACAGCCTTCTTTAGCCACCAGGGCTTCTTTCCAGGCAGGAGTTTCCAGGTTGGTTCCAGAGGGGAACTCCAGCCCATATTTGGCTGCTGTCTCAAAGGATGCGAGTGCCGCCCTGATCTTGATGCCCAGCAGTTCAACTCCGGCCACAGATACAGTAATGTCTGCGTTAATCACCAGTCCCTTATCCAGGATCCTGTCTATTACATCAGCTAAACCGCCGCCACCATTTCGAGATGGTTCTATAGCCATTTTGGTCTCCTTTAATATTCCCTATTCCCTTGCTCCAAAATCAATCTTTTGTTTCCTTTTCTGCTTCCGGCTCTTCTTCCGGTCTTATGTGGGCCACCCCTTTGCCATGACAGTTCCAGCAAAAGAGCCTGCTCCTGTAGTAAACGCCGGTGCCCTCACAAGCGGGGCAGGTCTCATAAGGTTTTATGACATAAACGCTTTTATGGCCTTGACAGACCGGGCAGTTTGAAAGAGGAGATAAGAGTTTAAATGGGTCTTTACCCTTTCCCTTGCAAAATGCACAGGAGATTTTCTCCAGCTCAGGTAAAATCGTTTCTGCGGACTTTCTTCTTCGCCTCTTAACCATCTTTTCCTTCCTCCTTTTTAGAAAGCTCAATAGCTTTTTTCCATTCCTCAAGGTTTCCGGCAAAAAGAAAAAATACTCTTTTAAAGCTATCACTCTGTTGTATGAGCTGCAGTTGCTCCACTTTCTTTTTGGGAACCCAATTCCTTTGTATAATTGATATATCTTTTAGAGAACTCAACGATATCTCAAAAAGCTTGTTTGCCCCTTGCAGGAATATAAGGCGCTCTTTGGTCAGGTATAGATAACCGGGTTTCCAGTTGGCCCTGGTCACCATGCCATCCTGATAACTTGCCTGCCCGGCCATGATAACATCTTCTCCTTCGATATCAGAAGGCATCTCCATCTCCCGCTGCATCTCCAGGCCGCTCCTTAACCTCAATTGCGCCTGAGGATTAAAACGGCCGTACCCTGTCTTCTTCATCGCACCTGTAATCCCTCTCAATTCCCATAGATCGTCTCCGACAACCTTGTAAGCTTCTCCACCCCCCTGATCTGATGTGAAAAAAGGGGAACCTGCACAATGTTATATTCCGGATTCTTTTGGGACAACTTTTGGATATATCTCTGCTCACCCTCCCTCTTGGAACAACAAAAAGCACAACCTGATGAAGGCGTAACCATATTGACGAATATATTGCTGCACGGGACACCCAATCTCTTTACCGATGCAATAAGCCTGGTGGTCTCTTCTACGCCCATGGCCTCAGGGATGGTCACGGTAACCAGTTGACTGACCTCCGGATTTGTAAGCATGTCATGTATTTTATTGACCAGTTGGGTTGATTTCAGAATCCTGTCCCCAAGTTCCTTAAGGTTGGTCAGGGCTATCTGCACCTGGTACTTGAGCAGGCTGCGATATGTGCGGCTCAACCAGTCTCTGACCAGGTTGGGAAACTCAAGGAGAACCAGGAGGTGGCCTGTAGGCGCGGTGTCCAGGATATACCAGTCAAACTTCTTCTCATTAATAAATTCGGTAAGCTTTTCCAGGGCAAATACCTCGTTCATGCCCGGCGGAGCGGTGCGGGCAAACATGGCCATCACATTGCGGTCGAACCGCATTTCCATTTTGTTTTCTCGCATGCTCTCCCAGGTATCAAAGGCGTCCCGGATAATGGCCCGGTAATCCTCTATAAAATCATGCAGAAGATGCTCCGAATCGATCTCCATGGCGAAAAGATTGGTGTTGATAGGCGTAAGCTTATCTCCTATTTCCATTGCAAAGCTGTCTGCCAGCGAATGGGCAGGATCGACCGAATAGATCAGCACCTTTTGATCAGGATATGTTTTGGCCAGATGAACGGCCATAGCAGCGGCCATGGAGGTCTTGCCCACCCCGCCCTTGCCCCCGAACATGACAAATTTCACCTGAGAGTCAATCGAGGGATGATTTATCGCGGGGACTTGAGAAATAATAGACTCGTTTGTATTAGCCCTTACTTCTATAGTTTGAATTTCGTCCATGAGGACATCCGCATATTTTTCCAGGCTTCTTATCCCCTGAACCTCATAAGGAAAAAGGGGCACCTTGATGAGGCTGTGGTCTTCAAACGCTTTTTCAATCTCCTTTATGGATTCCGATTGATCCTCTACCTTGGAGGCACAAAACGGGCAGTTCCCATTGCTGCCCCTTAGCCGGTTGATCACAATGCTGTTTACCCGGATCTGTTTATCTTTCAAAGCCCTGAGCAAATCTTTCGTCTCTTCGATGGCCATGATCTCGGGGATAAGCACCGGCACAAACTCGGTCTGTTCTCGACTGGTAAGCATTTCTCTGACAGCCGCAAAGTCCGACCGTATGTTTTCCACCATCTGATCTACCCGATCTCCCTCGTGATATGTGCTCCCTGAGGCATAGAGTCGAGGGTGTGTCTTATATTTCAGGAGGGACTGGTCAACCACATCCATCCATTCGTCCATCATTTGGGGCATATCCAAGAGGCGGAGGGTATGCCCGGTGGGGGCGGTGTCCAGTACGATAATATCCGCCTCCTGAGGCTGGTACCAGGTATATTTATATTTTTCAGCAACATGTAAGAATATCATCATTTCCTCCATGCCCGGAAGAGAGAAAGAGAGGAATTCCTTCACGTTAATCTGCCCATAGAATCCGGCCCGTTTGATGATCTCGTTGATTTCCTTTTCGTGCTTCTTCTTGAAATCTTTAAGCATCGGAGCGGGCTCAATTTCCAGGGCCTCGAGGTTCGGTATCCCGTCAACACGCACCTTGTGCGCACCAATGGCCATCCCCAGGCTATCCCCCACGGAATGGGCCGGGTCACTGGAGATAAGCAGTATCTTTTTTGAGGGGTAGAGCCAGGCCAGGCAGAGGGCCGCTGCAGAGGCCGAGGTTGTTTTCCCTGTGCCGCCCTTACCGCCAAAAATTACAAGTTTCAGATTCTCATTACTTAAAAAGCTTGGCAACATAACTATCCCTCATATTCTTTAACCCACCGACCCACTACCCACTAACCATTGACTAATGACTAATGACCACTTCATTTCCTGGTCATCAATAATCAAAGCTTACCTTCTTGAATGATTTTTGAAAGTTATCAGATGGTTCTTTATTTTTCTCCGCTATCTCTCGTTTTTTTGCCTCTATGGCATCGTCCATGTCTTCCGCCTTTAAATCAAGTTCAACTCCGCAGGCATGCTTTATGGCGGCGTTATCCCCTGTGGAATGCTTCAACCTTGAGCGTTTTTTTATCTTCTTTTCAAGATCATTCCACTCCATGGCTGTGGAGTGTCTGCACTTTGTTCCCCTCCCTGTAGAATACTTCATTGCCTGCAATCTCCTTTTTAAAGTTTTTGGAGCAGCTTCTTGGCACCCTTTTCAATATTTTTAAGGTTCGCCACATTTTTTACCCGGTCCTCGCCCAGCCCGATTCCACTAAAATAACTTATGAACTTGAGATTGGTGCGGGCCTGGGAGTGGCCGGGATCTATTCCCAGCGCTTTTTTGTACGCATCGATCGCTTCCTGGTGGAGGCCTTTCATGCTGAGCAGCCAGCCCCGGTTAAAATATTTTTCGGCATTATTCATATTATAACACTTTAGCTCACTTTAGGCACTTCAAACTTATTTCATGCACCTGGAAATTGGATAAATAAAAGCATCATCATACGTAACCGTATTTAAGAATACGTGTACTAAGTTAGGGTAATCTCCAGGATGCCGTTGTTATATATTTTCCTGGTTATACTCTCGGAAGTGCGGGGCAATTTGACCTTTTTATGATAGCTTCGTTTTCCCCGGCTTGCAGATATGATCAATGTGTCCTCATTCAAATCAAGCTTGATATCCTTTTCATTAACGCCGGGCAACTCGGCAATCACACGCAGCTTATTCTCTTCCTCAAATATATCAACGGGCACATCTCTTTCACCTTTATCCATTGGGACATCTCCTGCCGTAAAAGTATCAAAATGCTTTTTTGATCTTGTACCCCGGCGAGCAACAGATGGGGGGATGCCACTGGGAGGACGGAGAGGGGTTTCTTCTAATTTCCGGTCAATCTCCTCATCTATCGAATCAAGTCTTTCCTTAAATGCATCAGACTTCTTCAATGACTTTATAAGCCCGCCGAGTCCCGGTATAAGATTACCCATGCTGTCCAGGACACTTTCGGCCGCACCTCCGAAATCTTCCCCAGCCTTTCCCTCTTCAGAGTTTTCTTTGTCTTCTTCCTTTTTCATGCTCTTCCATAACCCCTACTTATAACGGACTCAACCCGTTTCTCTCATTTTACTTATTCGCGCTCCGCATGAGGAACAGAACTTACGGTCTTCTCCATAATAATAGCGCCATGTTTCTCCGCACTCAGGACATTCCATGTTGAGTGACTGGCCGCATTCCGGACAAAACTGTAAATTCCCCCAGGTAGTGCTCCCGCACCTTGGACATTTAAACGCGCCTTTTGGCTCTCCACGCATAATAGATACCTCCTTTTTGGTCATTAGTCATTGGTCATTGGTCATTGGTCATTGGTCATTGGTCATTAGTCATTGGTCATTGGTTATTAGTTGTTGGTCACTGACCACTGACCACTAACTACCACTTCACCACGATTTCAACAAAATTGGCTGGTGGTATAGGGCCCACGTACTTCAATTGTATCCTTCCATTCCGGCTTTCCTGCAATTCATTCACACAGGAGTCAAACTTCTCTCCTTGAGCCTGATCTACTAAAAATGCTGCGTTCAAAAGCATCCTGTCGCTAAACGTATCGTTGATCCGATTGTCAACGGAAATCTTCTTTAGCGGCTTCAATATCGTGTTTGCCTCTTTTTCCTTTGTTTTCTCCAGAGCGGATTTAACAAGCCCGCCCAACCTTATTTTTTCATTATGCCCCTCCGTTCCTTTCATGGTACCAAGCTTGTTTTTCAATATCCTGATTTCCCTGTTTTTGTTAAGGATCTCATCGAATATCAGGTCCATATCCGTCCACAGGGCCTTGACGCCAAGCTCTGCCTTATTTTCCATTTCTGCAAGCAAGGCATTAAACTCATCATGCCGTTCTTTCAATATCTTCTGCTTAATTCTATCCTTTGAGGAAACCCCTTCCTTATCCTCGGCAATGGTGCAGAACCTCACCGGAAGAATCGTATGTTCTTTCATCACCTCTTCCATCACCAACTGATGGGCAATAGTATTTTTCCTGCTAACGGGATATTTCATGACGGGTGAATCGCTGATGACCGCCCCTATATTTTGATGGCAAATACTATAGACCCTGTCTCCCCTGTCACCTATTCCTTTAACTGGAAAATCCCGCTCTTCATTCGCCGCGACAATGCAGTAAATATAGTTTCCTTCTTTTTCCTTCATAAGGATATAATCTCCGTAACTTTAGGCACTTTAAATCGACAATCTTCAATCTTCAATCTTCAATTCCTTTGGTCTTCAATAATCAGTATTCAATCTAGTTCCCCGGCAAATCGGGATTTCCGCTTCGCTCCAACCGGCTTGTCCGGGGTTAGGTATTTCTAAATTTCTCTATCGTTCTCCTCTTCACATAGTTCTCATAATCACCCATTTTCTTATTTACACTATCTATCTGTCGAATGGTTCCATATGCCTTTGCCGTCAAGATGGCTTTAATATGATGGAGTTGATATAACAGGGTATCCTCACCCTTCCTGGTAAGTTCGAACCTGCCGGGAGAGATAGCAGTCAATAATCCCTTTTTGGAAAGGTATTTTAAGAGATAGCCTGCATACTCTGTGTTGATGCCCATTTTACGGCTGATTATCCGTTTGTGGACAGCGCCACATTCCTGAGCAGTCCTCAAAACTGTTAATTCGTTTGGACTAGGCATTTTTGACTATTCCTTTCTGATATAGTAACTGTTCACGGAACGTTGGAATTAGAAATTTGGCCTTCGTGCTTTTGTACCGTTCTTCCCAATTTCCAATTTCAACTTTCAAGCCGTGAACGGCTACCTGATATATTAGTTGCAATGGGTGTTTATCAGGCTCATCACGTTATCACGGATCTCCCTGGACCCAGGGCCTCCGGCGCCGCCGTTCTGTGGCTCTGAATCAAGAATATCGAAACATGTCTCCACAAAATCAGAATCATCGGCCATGAGTTTTGCACCACTAACCTTGAGAACCTTTCCTATGATTATGCTGGCCCTGATAGTAGGTGTCATTCCGTTTTGACAGATTTCTCTGAAGCCTCGAACAATATTTACAATTCGCCGGGCATCCTGTTCTGAAACCCCAGCCTTGGCCTGGGTAACGGCAATCTCTGTTTCCTTGTCGTAGTAATCCAGTTTTATTGTGACCATCCTGTCTTTCAGGGCGTCCTGGGCTTTGTAAACTCCGGCATATTCCTCAGGGTTGCTGGTAAATATGGCTCTAAATTTTGGATCTACCCTGAGATGACCTTCTTCCCCTCTGGCTGCCGGCAGGTCCAGCATCTTTTCTTCCAAGACCGAGAGTAATACATTGTTTGCTTCCGGCCGGGAACGGGTAAATTCGTCATAAATCAGGACAAAGCCATATTTGCAGGCCACAGTCAGGCGGTCGTCCACCCACTTGGAGGATATATCTTCCTCTGTCTTGAGTACCGACTGTATATAATTGTCAACCACCTTCTTTCTCCTGAACCCGTACTGACCGCCAACCAGATCCGAAGAGCCGAGTTCTTCATCCCCATGAATCAATATTACCGGCTGGCCAAGCTGGGCTGCTATCTTAAAGGCCAGAGTGGTTTTCCCCGTACCTGCCGGCCCGCTGAAGTGAATTGGAAGACCTGCCTGAACGTATCTCATCGCCTTTCTGAGAATACCCTTAACATACGGCGTTTCTACAAAACCCGGTTGATCCTTGGCAATTGCTATCGGCCTTACCTCGGACATTGCATGAACTGGCATAATTTGTTCCCTCCTTTTTTTATAATACTTTTAACTTTTCCTTATGAAGATAGACTATTCCCCTATAAACATTCAGCGTTCAATCTTTTCAATCTTCAATCTTCAATAATCAATGACCACCGTTTTCATGGATTTTGCCGGTTTTCTTTTCTTATTTTTTGGGCTGTCAGTCCCTGCAGCCTTGACGTCAGAGTGGCTATCAGGTCTGTCTATACCTACCTTCTTTTCCAACTTTTCAAATTCTTGTTCGACATTTTCGATCTCTTCCGCTGTACACTCTCTTGTTTCGGTTATTACCTCATGATAACGTTTCAGTCGATCCCGTGCTTTGGTCATCAGGTAAAGTTCCAGGTATTCCTGACCCTCAACCCTTGGTTTTGAATGAAGTTTGGTTTTTTGGGCCGTCTTTATCTTTTTGATACCACTTATCTTCTGGCTCATGTTATTTCACCTTTCTCCCCTGAGTTGAGCACATCAGTATTCAATATCCATAACCTGCCATTTCTTCTTATTCCATTTGCCCTTTCCACTTATGCTCTTGCCACTTTTGGGCTGGACGCCCATTCTCTCCTGCAAAGAAGTCAACCTTTTTGTGCCCCGGTTTTTAATCACCAGCCACGGGGCATTGGCGGGGCCGGACATCTTAAACTCCAGCCAAAGACCGGGTTTAAAATAGCATTCATCCATAGCCCTGTTGTCCAGAATAATGCGGCTTTGGGCATCGAGTCGGCATGGGCACTGGTAGAAGGCTACCTCGTATGGGCCAAGCCTGGGCGCTACTCCCCGCCTGTGGATGATTAAATATGGCTTTCGGCCGCTTCCCTTTATCCGCATCACATTCAATATGACTAATGAATCCAGATCCAAACCCAGGTGAATCAAAAAATTCCGCCCCAGGGCAACCTTTCCATCCTCATCCACACCTCCAAAACCCCGCAGCAAAGTCATTTTAACTCCGTTGTTACTGGTAATAAAATTGAATATTGTCGATTGAAGATTGAAGATTGAAGGAATTCTGTCAATTTTTTAAAAGAACAGAGCGGAGCGATTCCACCCGCCTGCCTCGCCTGAGCAAGGCAACAAAAAGACGAAGAGCATTGAGTATGGCTCGCGATGGCGGGCAGGCAAATATTCAATTTTCAATATACAATCTTCAATTGCTTTGGTCTTCACTATCCACTGATCACTTATGTTTTCCCAATGCCTTCATGCCCTTGCGGGCCAGGCGGATCCTGCCGTTGAGAAGCATGTCTAAAAAATCCTTCCTTGCCATTGCTCCGGTAATCTTCTGTACCTGATCTACAGGAATACGAGACCTGGCGCTGAGATCGGCAATGGTCGCTTCTCCTTCTTCTACAAGCCGCAGCAAAAGTACCTGTTCGGTAGTCACTTTTTCAAGCTCAACAGCCTCATCTCTTGCAAAAAGCGCTTTACATTCCGGCGTAAGCGTGTAGATGCCGCTCCCTGTTTTTTGAAGAGAGCCTTTTTTGATCATGGATTCGCAGACAAAGGCTACATAGTCGGTACTCAGGCCAACCCTCCTTGCGATCTGCGTTTTGCCGGCCTCTCCCATGTCGTGAACCACGATCGCTACTTCGCCGGCGCTCCCGCTGGGGCGGCCCAAAAGCCGCGCCCCGCTCTCCTTTACATTGACCACGCCCTTACCCCTGCACCTGCCGCAGGGGAGATTCGCATTTCCTGATTCCCGGCCCCGGCCCCGGCACTGAGGGCACGGTTCTATGGGTTCCTCCACTGTCACCACACCGGTTCCCTTACAGACCAGGCAGGTTACATTGCTCCTGGGCTTGTCTTCACCGGTGCCCCTGCAAAAACCACACACAACCGCACTCCCTGTCTTGATATAAACTTCTCCTTTGCCTTTACAGGCTGGACAGATAGATCCCTTCCTGCTTCCCGTCCCCCCACAAAAACCACATTTCTGCAAGCCTCCCCTCAATATAGTCTTTTCAGGCAGCCCCAGCCCGCCTGCCGGCTCAAACATGCCGGCCCGGCCAGGCCTGATCTTTGCAGGATTCCATATAAGCCCTTCCTGCGGACCTGAGCCACCTTCTCTCTGTCTCAGGTTATGTGGTACGCCAGATTTATTTGCCGTCTGCCAGTCTTCCATTCCCATTCCTCCAATCTTATACAGAGCGTCATTGGTCATTAGTCATTGGTAGCCATCATGAAATCGACAATCAAAGCGATCACGATGACTTCCAGCGCTGATACTTTTCCTCCCGGTTTTCGGGCCCTTTCTTTTTGGTCTTTTTGGCTTCAGCGGAC
Proteins encoded:
- a CDS encoding tetratricopeptide repeat protein translates to MNNAEKYFNRGWLLSMKGLHQEAIDAYKKALGIDPGHSQARTNLKFISYFSGIGLGEDRVKNVANLKNIEKGAKKLLQKL
- a CDS encoding PH domain-containing protein, with the protein product MKKTGYGRFNPQAQLRLRSGLEMQREMEMPSDIEGEDVIMAGQASYQDGMVTRANWKPGYLYLTKERLIFLQGANKLFEISLSSLKDISIIQRNWVPKKKVEQLQLIQQSDSFKRVFFLFAGNLEEWKKAIELSKKEEGKDG
- the gvpN gene encoding gas vesicle protein GvpN → MPVHAMSEVRPIAIAKDQPGFVETPYVKGILRKAMRYVQAGLPIHFSGPAGTGKTTLAFKIAAQLGQPVILIHGDEELGSSDLVGGQYGFRRKKVVDNYIQSVLKTEEDISSKWVDDRLTVACKYGFVLIYDEFTRSRPEANNVLLSVLEEKMLDLPAARGEEGHLRVDPKFRAIFTSNPEEYAGVYKAQDALKDRMVTIKLDYYDKETEIAVTQAKAGVSEQDARRIVNIVRGFREICQNGMTPTIRASIIIGKVLKVSGAKLMADDSDFVETCFDILDSEPQNGGAGGPGSREIRDNVMSLINTHCN
- a CDS encoding GvpL/GvpF family gas vesicle protein, whose product is MKEKEGNYIYCIVAANEERDFPVKGIGDRGDRVYSICHQNIGAVISDSPVMKYPVSRKNTIAHQLVMEEVMKEHTILPVRFCTIAEDKEGVSSKDRIKQKILKERHDEFNALLAEMENKAELGVKALWTDMDLIFDEILNKNREIRILKNKLGTMKGTEGHNEKIRLGGLVKSALEKTKEKEANTILKPLKKISVDNRINDTFSDRMLLNAAFLVDQAQGEKFDSCVNELQESRNGRIQLKYVGPIPPANFVEIVVKW
- a CDS encoding Hsp20/alpha crystallin family protein; translated protein: MKKEEDKENSEEGKAGEDFGGAAESVLDSMGNLIPGLGGLIKSLKKSDAFKERLDSIDEEIDRKLEETPLRPPSGIPPSVARRGTRSKKHFDTFTAGDVPMDKGERDVPVDIFEEENKLRVIAELPGVNEKDIKLDLNEDTLIISASRGKRSYHKKVKLPRTSESITRKIYNNGILEITLT
- a CDS encoding gas vesicle protein; the encoded protein is MAIEPSRNGGGGLADVIDRILDKGLVINADITVSVAGVELLGIKIRAALASFETAAKYGLEFPSGTNLETPAWKEALVAKEGCPQCEKRVPIEDLISTGCPWCGWISARAMKVIEE
- a CDS encoding ArsA family ATPase, with translation MLPSFLSNENLKLVIFGGKGGTGKTTSASAAALCLAWLYPSKKILLISSDPAHSVGDSLGMAIGAHKVRVDGIPNLEALEIEPAPMLKDFKKKHEKEINEIIKRAGFYGQINVKEFLSFSLPGMEEMMIFLHVAEKYKYTWYQPQEADIIVLDTAPTGHTLRLLDMPQMMDEWMDVVDQSLLKYKTHPRLYASGSTYHEGDRVDQMVENIRSDFAAVREMLTSREQTEFVPVLIPEIMAIEETKDLLRALKDKQIRVNSIVINRLRGSNGNCPFCASKVEDQSESIKEIEKAFEDHSLIKVPLFPYEVQGIRSLEKYADVLMDEIQTIEVRANTNESIISQVPAINHPSIDSQVKFVMFGGKGGVGKTSMAAAMAVHLAKTYPDQKVLIYSVDPAHSLADSFAMEIGDKLTPINTNLFAMEIDSEHLLHDFIEDYRAIIRDAFDTWESMRENKMEMRFDRNVMAMFARTAPPGMNEVFALEKLTEFINEKKFDWYILDTAPTGHLLVLLEFPNLVRDWLSRTYRSLLKYQVQIALTNLKELGDRILKSTQLVNKIHDMLTNPEVSQLVTVTIPEAMGVEETTRLIASVKRLGVPCSNIFVNMVTPSSGCAFCCSKREGEQRYIQKLSQKNPEYNIVQVPLFSHQIRGVEKLTRLSETIYGN